From Methanomassiliicoccales archaeon:
CGTATCTCTTCAACCTGATATCTAGCCCGCAGCAGACCGGGCCGGACGTGGAGATGATCGACAGCCTGGCCTCCATGATCTATGCGCTAGACCTGGCCGGGCTTATGCTGGTCCTGGCGTTCTTCTCCGACCACATCGCCAAACAGAACGACCTGGAGGACTCTAGTCTCAGGGCGATCTACCGCAGCAAGAGGGATTCCTTCCTGCTGTCGGCGACGGTCTTCCTGCTCTCCGTGCTGCCGTTCTTCTGGGACAGTAGCCTCCTTGACCTCAGACTGCGCTACTGGCTCTGGATCCTGGCGCCCATACTGCCACGGCTCTACATCCTGGTCGTGAAGTGAGGGTTGCTGAACGAGAGGGGGGTGCGAAATGATTCTTGTGCTCAACACACTGGACTGGAGGACCCGGATTTCGATCGGCAGGCGGCGGAGCTCGCTAGGATCTTCGGGCTGGAGATGAGGGTCGTCACTTGCACGATGACGGTGGTCGAGCGCTCATATCAAGAGGCGAAGAACAAGCTCTGGTAGCGATCGGGCGTTGGCTAGGCTAGTCGGTCCCTGGCTCTTGCTGCGTGACGCAGTGTATCCCTCCGTAGCCGTAGACGAGGTCGGCTGCGAGGATCGTGACGATCTCTCGATCCGGAAAAGCCTGCTGCAAGATGTCGATCGCCTTCTGATCGTTGCGGTCCTTGAAGATCGGCAGCAGCACGACCTGATTGCCGATATAGAAGTTGGCATAACTGGCCGGCAGCCAACGCTGCTCTTCCTCCAACCAGAGGGGCTTGGGCATGGGCAGCTTCTGCACCTGCAACGGCTCCCCGTCCTGGTCGGTAGCGCTCTTGAGCAGGTCCAGGTTCTCCGCCAGCACCTTTCGGTTCTCTTTCCGTCTGGAACTGGAGAAGGCGCACAGCACTTTGTCGCTGGAAACGAACCTGGCGAAATCGTCCACGTGGCCGTCCGTGTCATCTCCTTCGATGCCCGATCTCAGCCAGATGATGTTGTCCACGTTCAGGTATTGCTCCAGGTAGCCCTCGATCTCTTCTCTGGATAGTTGGGGATTGCGGTTCCTGTTCAGCAGGCACTGCTTGGTGGTGAGCACGCTTCCCTTGCCATTGACGTCTATCGAGCCCCCTTCCATGACGATGCCTGGATGGAACACCTTTGCCAAGGTGGCGCGGGCCAACTCCTCTCCTGTCGCATCGTCGCACAGAAGGTCGTCGTACTTCTCGCCCCAGGCATTGAAGCGCCATTTGACCGCTGATCTCTCCTTCTGATTGGAATGGAGCAGGAACGTGGGGCCATAGTCCCGGATCCAGACGTCCGCGGACCTTATCTTGAGAAGAAGCACGTTGCTCATGCTCGCGCCCGCCTCATCTACTATCTGTGCTACACGATCGCTCGAATTCTGGTCATCCACGAGGATCTTGACCTTCTCCCCCCTGGACAGCGCCTCGACCATCTGGCTGAAAATTATCTCCACTTTTTCGATGACATTCTCCGGGAACGTCAAAGGGTTCTTGGGCCAGGAGAGCCAGGTGGCCTCGTGCCTTTCCCACTCGGCCGGCATGCGATAGCCAAGCTTCCTTGGCGTGGCAGGCTCCAGTAGCTCAACCCCTCCGCTTCTTCTCAAGCAGCCGGCCGTAGCACTCCGGCCTTCGATTGGCGAAGAACCGCCAGCCTTCTCGGACCGCTTCCGAGTGTGCCAGGTCGGCCTCCGCTACCAGCACTTGCTCCTGGCTACCGGCTCGAGCGAGCGTCTTGCCGAAAGCGTCGATGACGAAAGACCCTCCCCAAAAGCGCATCCTCTCCTCGGTTCCGACCCGATTGACCGCCGCGACGATGGTCCCGTTCGCGATGGCGTGGCCGCGCATGACGTTCTCCCAAGCGCGATGCCAGTTGCCTTCCGCCTGCCGGATGCCTCGGACGGTGCCGATGGCCGTGGGATATAGGATGATGTCCGCTCCTTGAAGCGCCATGCACCTGGCAGCTTCCGGGAACCACTGATCGTAACAGATGAGCACACCTATCTTCGCCTTGCTGGTCTGGAAGACCTGAAATCCCGTGTCCCCAGGAGCGAAGTAGTGCTGTTCGTAGTAGCTCTCGTCGTGCGGGATGTGTGTCTTGCGGTATTTGCCGAGGAGCCGACCACGTTCATCGAAGATCAGGGAGGTGTTGAACAGCTTCCCTTTGAACAGTTCGTAGATCGAGCCGGCGACCAGCACTACCCCATTGTCTTTGGCGCACGCTCCAAGCTTCTTGCTCAACTCGCCGGGCACCTCGACCGCGAGATTGGTGATATCCAGGGGCTGGGTCAGCTCATGCTGCGCGAAATACGTGCTCGTGAAGAGCTCCGGCAAACAGACCATGTCCGCCCCTTGCTTCGCTGCCCGCTCCGTCATGGAGACCGCCTTGTCCAGGTTCTTCTTCGCAGACGACCCCATCTTCATCTGGACCAGACCGAGGCGCAGCTTCTTTTCCACCATCCATTGGACGATGAACGAACTCGAATATAGCTTGATTGCCGTATCAGTCGCAATCGAGGAATCCGGATTATTCCTCCTTGTTGTATGCTCAAGATTGCATGGCGCGTCGTAGAATCGGCTGATTCTCAAGAAATGGATGGTGGGTCTGTCCGGATTTGAACCGGAGACCCGTGGTCCCGAACCACGGAGTTTAACCAAGCTAGCCCACAGACCCGGTGAGGCGAGTCGCTAAACAGGATTGGAGTATAAAATATCTACCCCCTGTCCAGTCCTTTGGCAATAATCTGGTTTCCCTGCCAACTCACGCATCCTCTACCATGGACCTTAGAGCCAACATAGCATCCCTTTCGTTCACTTCGCGCCACTCCCGATAGGCCTCGGAGACCGAGAAATCTCCTTGAGACCGGACGTTCAGACAATACACCTCATCGGCCTTCTCGGCCAGGATCTCCAGTGCTCGGGCTGTGGCAGTGGGAACGGCCACCATAACCATTCTAGCGTTCTTGCTGCGCGCGAACTTGATCAAGGCCAACAGGCCGATGGGCTCGGCCACTCCCTCATCTACCAGGATCACCGTTTTGCCTTCTAGGTTCGGATACGGTTCTCCCTGCCTGTATAGCTCATCGCGCCACAGGACGCTCTGCCTGGCCCGCTCCACCGCCGACCGGTACAGATCCTCGGACAGTCCCTTCGAGCTCACCAGGGTGTCATCGATCATCAGGGTCTCGTTTGGCCCTACGGCCCCGATGATCAGCTGGGGATCGTTCGGCGAATATATCTCCCAGACCGCCGCCGCGTCCAATCGGAGACGCAGAAGGCGGGCTATCTCCACGCCTACTGGTACTCCTCCTGGAGGCAGTGCGAATATCATAGCTCCGCTATCGGAAAGCTCCAGCAGCATGTCCGCCAGCTGAACCCCGGCGTCCGTTCGGTCCTTGAACACTCCCTTGAGGTCATGCTTCGAATAGTCTTCGTGGACGTTGTCCATGGCTTCTCATCTCCCATCTCTTCTCATGAATATTTAATCGTTGGTCTTTCGTCGCTGAGCTTGTTCGCTCGAACGAACGAGACCTCCGCATCCCATCGACCGCTCCCGGCCTTCCTGGTGCGTGTTTTGTCGAATAACGCATTCGACAAATTCAAATACGCTTCTCCTGATGCTAGAGGCATGCGGGATCAGCTGCGAGAGAAGATGGCTGGCGAGATCACTCTTTCCGCGGAGGCGGGCAAGACCATCCGTAAGTGGCGGGAGGAGTTCGGCATCTCCCAGCAGGGGCTAGCTCGTCACCTGAGAGTGTCGCCGTCGGTCATCAGCGACTACGAGTCGGGAAGGAGGAAAAGCCCTGGCATAGTGATTGTGCGCAAGCTCGTGGATGGGCTCATCGCCATCGATGAATCGAAGGGGGGAGGAGTGCTCAAGAAGTACGACCTGGGGGAGAAGAGCGAGTGCATAATCTCCATCAAGGAGTTCAAGCACTCCATCCCCGTGGGGGATTTTTTGACGATCATCTCCGGATCGACGCTCACCAAGCACGTTAATCTGGAGCGGAACATCCACGGCTACACGATCATAGATTCGGTGAAGGCCATCACCTCCTTGGGCTCCACGGACTACCTGAAGATCTACGGCTGGAGCAGCGAGCGGGCGCTCATCTTCACCGGGGTGAAGTTCGGGCGTTCGCCCATGATCGCCATCCGGGCGCATCCGCTGAAACCGGCCATGGTCGTGTACCACCGACCGGAGCACGTGGACGAACTGGCCATTCGCCTCGCCACCTTGGAGAACATACCGTTGGTGAAGACCGACATCTCCCTACCTTCCTTGGTGGAGAGGCTGGAGAAGATCGAGTGAGGTTTTTCTCATGCAGACAGGAATCGTAAGCTACGGCGCCTATGTGCCACGGTATCGCATCACGCCCGCGGAGATAGGCAAGGTCTGGGGCACGGACGGAGACATGATGTCCAAAGGGCTTCTCATCAACTGCAAGAGCGTTCCAGCCCCGGATGAGGACGTCATAACCATTTCCGTGGAGGCGGCCAGGGCGATGATGCGCCGCGTGGACGTGGACCCGAAGGAGATCGGCGCTTT
This genomic window contains:
- a CDS encoding carbon-nitrogen hydrolase codes for the protein MVEKKLRLGLVQMKMGSSAKKNLDKAVSMTERAAKQGADMVCLPELFTSTYFAQHELTQPLDITNLAVEVPGELSKKLGACAKDNGVVLVAGSIYELFKGKLFNTSLIFDERGRLLGKYRKTHIPHDESYYEQHYFAPGDTGFQVFQTSKAKIGVLICYDQWFPEAARCMALQGADIILYPTAIGTVRGIRQAEGNWHRAWENVMRGHAIANGTIVAAVNRVGTEERMRFWGGSFVIDAFGKTLARAGSQEQVLVAEADLAHSEAVREGWRFFANRRPECYGRLLEKKRRG
- a CDS encoding helix-turn-helix domain-containing protein, with protein sequence MRDQLREKMAGEITLSAEAGKTIRKWREEFGISQQGLARHLRVSPSVISDYESGRRKSPGIVIVRKLVDGLIAIDESKGGGVLKKYDLGEKSECIISIKEFKHSIPVGDFLTIISGSTLTKHVNLERNIHGYTIIDSVKAITSLGSTDYLKIYGWSSERALIFTGVKFGRSPMIAIRAHPLKPAMVVYHRPEHVDELAIRLATLENIPLVKTDISLPSLVERLEKIE
- a CDS encoding phosphoribosyltransferase family protein, which produces MDNVHEDYSKHDLKGVFKDRTDAGVQLADMLLELSDSGAMIFALPPGGVPVGVEIARLLRLRLDAAAVWEIYSPNDPQLIIGAVGPNETLMIDDTLVSSKGLSEDLYRSAVERARQSVLWRDELYRQGEPYPNLEGKTVILVDEGVAEPIGLLALIKFARSKNARMVMVAVPTATARALEILAEKADEVYCLNVRSQGDFSVSEAYREWREVNERDAMLALRSMVEDA
- a CDS encoding agmatine deiminase family protein, with product MRRSGGVELLEPATPRKLGYRMPAEWERHEATWLSWPKNPLTFPENVIEKVEIIFSQMVEALSRGEKVKILVDDQNSSDRVAQIVDEAGASMSNVLLLKIRSADVWIRDYGPTFLLHSNQKERSAVKWRFNAWGEKYDDLLCDDATGEELARATLAKVFHPGIVMEGGSIDVNGKGSVLTTKQCLLNRNRNPQLSREEIEGYLEQYLNVDNIIWLRSGIEGDDTDGHVDDFARFVSSDKVLCAFSSSRRKENRKVLAENLDLLKSATDQDGEPLQVQKLPMPKPLWLEEEQRWLPASYANFYIGNQVVLLPIFKDRNDQKAIDILQQAFPDREIVTILAADLVYGYGGIHCVTQQEPGTD